One genomic segment of Syngnathus acus chromosome 1, fSynAcu1.2, whole genome shotgun sequence includes these proteins:
- the ube2o gene encoding (E3-independent) E2 ubiquitin-conjugating enzyme UBE2O isoform X3: MAEPAAHDSTDTAQPPSPTPGLSPAASPCSEPLSMALSPTADGSQRLLFSHDLVSRKYRGSLRFGLVRMIHGEEEFNSDSDDDGGGRDGGGGDGGGGGGKGGGGGGRALCDSRPLVRGFVRVQWYPDGGKQDIGESQLLLEDRSIVIRDIVRRNNSNDSQCGIVTNVDIECAVKLVGTNCVLYSVNSKELHHIWSFMYGDYIAYDFWLGKVYDFTNHIILKLSNGARCSMSVEDGAKLYDVSPHVCDPGLFLDEEYGFYPGQVLIGPSKIFSNVRWLSGVKPVLCRNCKFRAVVEEVKVSELKVTWITKSFSPKGSDSIYPPPCTITQENLCRVRRLGYYDHTQRQLGDRGLYVFPAIGDATRITFEGLEGNPVPQEDPVVRKLKRFFKKDSGKKTENADTQGDHKLEQTDASHHDNNCPNNPNPPDHHKTRNTPAEHGEHDADDEAAEDTDDTSSLTSSASSTTSSQSGGLGTNRKKSIPLSIRNLKRKHKRKRTKFSREFKPGDSVAVEVVSTKTTADVMWKDGRVEKGIRSNDLIPIQHLDGHEFCPGDFVVDKRPQALQDSGVYGVIQSGDHKGRTCVVKWIKLNATGDDVEVIGVEEDVSVYDIADHPDFSFRTTDIVIRIWNSEVGENDCENETSVGQVSRVDVSSKVEVVWADNSITIVLPQHLYCVESEIEETDYDSADETSSLLSTEEWEDESDSWETDNGLTTEDDSHVDSMDVTETVTPTSCYSTFIIPPQEVDKVGVTSPTKAVGGKEGEALVVASSASGGAGAVNGAEKPGKDCTSRGFRELKEALRILESLKNMTVEQLWTGLSPTSPTSVAPASATNVASPALPSATEKPNKEKRFLDDLKKLQENLRKTLDNVAIVEEEKMEAVVEAGGVAGTKAEKPAEEKTRQEPQTPVAGQEWPSDFLSDTPVLCQQSGGRPGVTFTSAKGEVFSVLDWAPETHSFHKLEFQPAEAKKFFSTVRKEMALLATSLPDGIMVKTFEDRMDLFSALIKGPNRTPYEDGLFLFDIQLPNIYPSLPPLFRYLSQCSGRLNPNLYNNGKVCVSLLGTWIGKGTERWTSKSSLLQVLISIQGLILVNEPYYNEAGFDSDRGLQEGYENSRCYNEMALIKMVQSMTQLLQNPVEVFKQEIQEHFVSNGWRLVHRLEIWLELHDAAERGHASHAASRAHHAKPSCTEAAEEQAAVAHSTPRKAGDSIIEEEPEEAGLSPSTTSTFQQESGQISDRDGSRGFADHKDAAAVTSEPVSAAAGDGGFGQPVVRPKKRRKSYRSFLPEGSGYPDIGFPLFPLSKGFVKSVRCVLLQYRAALEAASIPERAKDE, translated from the exons ATGGCGGAGCCCGCAGCACACGATTCGACGGACACAGCCCAGCCTCCATCCCCGACCCCGGGCCTTTCCCCCGCGGCAAGTCCGTGCTCCGAGCCGCTATCCATGGCCCTGTCTCCCACGGCCGACGGGTCTCAGCGGCTTCTCTTCTCCCACGACCTGGTCTCCAGGAAGTATAGAGGGTCTCTCCGGTTTGGCCTCGTACGGATGATTCACGGCGAGGAGGAATTCAACTCCGACTCGGACGATGATGGCGGAGGGAgagatggtggtggtggcgatggaggaggaggaggaggaaaaggcgGCGGTGGAGGTGGACGAGCCCTGTGTGACAGTCGGCCTCTCGTTCGTGGTTTTGTCCGTGTCCAGTGGTACCCTGATGGAGGGAAGCAGGACATTGGGGAGTCACAG CTGTTGCTTGAAGATCGATCCATCGTGATCCGAGACATTGTTCGACGCAATAATTCAAAT GACAGCCAGTGTGGTATTGTGACCAACGTGGACATTGAGTGTGCAGTGAAACTGGTGGGCACAAACTGTGTACTGTATTCTGTCAACAGCAAAGAGTTACATCATATTTGG TCTTTCATGTACGGTGACTACATAGCTTATGACTTTTGGCTTGGGAAAGTCTACGACTTTACCAATCATATTATTCTCAAGCTCTCCAATGGAGCCAG aTGTTCCATGAGCGTGGAGGATGGCGCCAAGCTGTACGATGTCAGTCCTCATGTTTGTGATCCG GGTCTGTTCTTAGATGAGGAATATGGGTTCTATCCAGGCCAGGTCCTGATTGGTCCTTCTAAAATCTTCTCTAATGTCCGGTGGCTGTCAGGTGTCAAACCTGTCCTCTGCAGGAATTGCAAGTTCAGGGCGGTGGTGGAGGAG GTTAAGGTCTCTGAGCTGAAGGTTACGTGGATCACCAAAAGCTTCTCCCCAAAAGGTTCTGATAGCATCTATCCTCCTCCCTGCACCATCACACAGGAGAACCTCTGCAG GGTGAGGCGCCTAGGCTACTATGACCACACCCAGAGGCAGCTTGGAGACAGGGGGCTCTATGTGTTCCCTGCTATTGGGGATGCCACACGCATCACCTTTGAAGGACTTGAAGGGAATCCGGTTCCGCAAGAGGACCCTGTAGTCCGAAAG TTGAAAAGATTTTTCAAGAAAGATTCTGGCAAGAAGACAGAGAACGCTGATACGCAAG GCGACCACAAATTGGAACAGACAGATGCCTCCCATCACGACAATAACTGCCCTAACAATCCCAACCCGCCTGACCACCACAAGACTCGCAACACTCCTGCTGAACACGGCGAGCACGATGCTGATGATGAGGCAGCAGAAGACACGGACGACACTAG TTCTCTGACATCATCGGCCAGCTCCACAACGTCTTCACAAAGCGGCGGTCTGGGAACCAACCGGAAGAAGAGCATCCCACTCTCGATACGTAATCTGAAGAGGAAACACAAGCGGAAGAGGACCAAGTTCTCTCGCGAGTTCAAACCAGGAGACAG tGTGGCTGTGGAAGTTGTATCTACCAAGACCACAGCTGATGTGATGTGGAAGGATGGACGTGTGGAGAAAGGCATACGATCAAATGACCTCATCCCTATTCAGCACCTAGACGGCCATGAGTTTTGCCCTGGCGACTTTGTTGTGGACAAACGAC CCCAAGCCCTCCAGGACTCTGGCGTGTATGGTGTGATCCAGTCTGGTGACCACAAGGGCAGGACATGTGTCGTTAAGTGGATCAAACTCAACGCCACCGGTGATGATGTAGAG GTTATTGGTGTGGAGGAAGATGTCAGCGTGTACGACATAGCAGACCATCCAGATTTCTCCTTCCGTACCACTGACATTGTCATAAGAATATGGAACTCGGAAGTCGGCGAGAATGATTGTGAAAATGAG ACATCAGTCGGCCAGGTGTCCAGAGTGGATGTGAGCAGCAAAGTAGAGGTGGTGTGGGCGGACAACTCCATCACTATCGTCCTCCCACAG CACCTTTACTGCGTGGAGTCCGAGATCGAGGAGACGGACTACGACTCGGCCGACGAGACAAGCAGCCTCCTGTCTACCGAAGAGTGGGAGGACGAAAGCGACAGCTGGGAGACGGATAACGGCCTCACCACAGAGGACGACAGCCACGTCGACAGTATGGATGTCACAGAGACGGTGACCCCCACATCCTGCTACTCCACATTCATCATTCCGCCTCAAGAAGTGGACAAAGTTGGGGTCACCAGTCCCACCAAAGCAGTTGGTGGAAAGGAGGGCGAAGCGTTGGTAGTGGCGAGTTCAGCTTCTGGAGGAG caggcgctgtcAACGGAGCCGAGAAGCCGGGTAAAGACTGCACCTCTCGGGGCTTCCGGGAGTTGAAGGAAGCCCTGAGGATCTTGGAGAGCCTCAAGAACATGACTGTGGAGCAGCTTTGGACCGGCCTCTCGCCAACATCTCCCACCTCAGTCGCACCGGCTTCGGCAACTAACGTTGCAAGCCCGGCGCTGCCCTCAGCCACCGAAAAACCCAACAAGGAGAAGCGCTTCCTTGATGACCTCAAGAAGCTGCAGGAGAACTTGAGAAAGACGCTGGATAATGTGGCTattgtggaggaggagaaaatggaGGCTGTCGTAGAAGCCGGCGGGGTTGCGGGTACAAAG GCTGAGAAACCCGCAGAGGAGAAGACACGCCAGGAGCCACAGACCCCGGTGGCTGGTCAGGAATGGCCCAGTGACTTTCTGAGTGACACACCTGTACTGTGCCAACAGAGTGGCGGCAGACCTGGCGTCACCTTTACCAGTGCCAAGGGTGAAGTGTTCTCTGTGTTGGATTGGGCGCCAG AAACACACTCCTTTCACAAACTGGAATTTCAGCCAGCCGAGGCCAAGAAGTTCTTCAGCACCGTAAGAAAGGAAATGGCTCTGCTAGCGACATCACTGCCAGATGGCATCATGGTCAAAACCTTTGAAGATCGCATG GACCTCTTTTCGGCTCTGATCAAGGGGCCAAATCGCACGCCTTATGAGGACGGCTTGTTCCTGTTTGACATCCAGCTGCCTAACATTTATCCGTCCCTGCCGCCTCTTTTCCGTTACCTGTCTCAGTGCAGCGGCCGCCTCAATCCCAATCTCTACAACAACGGCAAAGTCTGTGTCAGTCTGCTTGGCACCTGGATCGGCAAG GGCACAGAGAGATGGACCAGCAAGTCCAGCCTGCTGCAAGTCCTCATCTCCATACAAG GTCTGATCCTGGTCAATGAGCCTTACTACAACGAGGCGGGCTTTGACAGCGACCGCGGCCTCCAGGAAGGTTATGAAAACAGCCGTTGTTATAATGAGATGGCCCTGATCAAAATGGTTCAGTCCATGACGCAACTGCTGCAGAATCCCGTGGAGGTGTTCAAGCAGGAGATCCAGGAGCACTTTGTCTCCAACGGCTGGCGCCTGGTCCACCGCCTGGAAATATGGCTGGAACTTCATGATGCAGCCGAAAGGGGCCACGCTTCACACGCTGCCTCCAGGGCTCATCATGCCAAACCGTCTTGCACTGAGGCTGCAGAGGAGCAAGCAGCCGTGGCCCACAGCACCCCCAGGAAGGCGGGAGACAGTATTATAGAGGAGGAGCCAGAGGAAGCGGGACTCAGTCCGTCCACTACGTCCACCTTTCAGCAGGAGAGTGGCCAGATTTCAGACCGCGATGGCTCCCGAGGGTTTGCCGACCACAAGGATGCCGCTGCGGTCACGTCAGAACCGGtttccgccgccgccggcgacGGAGGGTTCGGCCAGCCGGTGGTGCGACCCAAGAAACGGAGAAAGAGCTATCGTAGCTTCCTCCCCGAGGGCAGCGGCTATCCGGACATCGGCTTCCCTCTCTTCCCGCTCTCAAAAGGCTTCGTAAAGAGTGTCCGCTGCGTGCTGCTGCAGTATCGCGCCGCGCTGGAGGCCGCATCCATCCCTGAGCGCGCTAAGGACGAGTAA